The genomic stretch GAACTTTTTTATATCGCGCTTAGGGTTTAGCATTGCACAAACCGTTTAAAAGCATCTTCGATTTTTTGACGGTATAAAGTCAACTCCTTCGGTCGGCAAACTCCCAGCTCTTTTTCGGCAGGGAAATCCACCTCCCACCGTCGAAACCTGCGGCCAAAAATCCTTCGTCGCCCGGTTCGAGCGCAATCGCCATTTCAATTTGAATCGCACCGGAAATTTTCTCGCGACCGGTCGAAATCAAAATCGGCGAATGGACGACGTTCGAATTTGGACTTTCCGAAAGTAACCGCAGCGCGCGTTCCAGCGACGCGGGCGCGCCGATAATCGCATCCGGCGCGCGCCCGGATTCCATCATCGCTTTCTGCGCGGAAGCGGGCGGACTTCCGAAGAAAACCAGCGCCTCGCGCCCGCCCGCGGCTACGGATGCCGCCGCGCCTAACTTTCCGGAACTCGGCGGCGGAAGGAATCCGAGCGCCGCGCCATGCCCGCTCCAGGAATAATCCGGCCCGCCTTCGCCGTACACATCGAAGCGCAGCGACGGACGAAGCGAAGCGAGCTCCTTCGCCGCTTCGGATTCGGCCGACCCCGGATCCGCGGCGACGAACAGCGCGGCGGGGCGCGCCATTCCGTAATGCCTCATCGCCTCTTTCAATGCGCGCGCGGCGTTGCGCTTGTTCGCGTCCGTGCCCTGCGGAAAAATCGCGGCCGCGGCGCGCCCGCGCGCGTCCTCCACCCAAAACGCTTCGCCGCGCGCGAGCGAAAGGAGCACGATACGCGGGCGCTTCGGATGCGCGAACGCCGCGACCAGAACCATCCCGGCAACGGCCGCGATAAGCATCGGCCGCGCAATTGCAATCTGCCGCCGCGCACGCGAAAGCGCGTCCGGCGGCTCGGGCAAATCCGCACGCAGCCACCGTATCGTGCGGTAAATCTCTCCCGCAAGCAGCAACGCGGCGTAATAGAGCACAACTCCGAACCAAGGCGGCGAGGCGACGCACAGGTCGCTGCCCGGAAGCCCTCCGAAAAACCGCGCGGCCGCGATCAATATCGAAAGTCCCGCGGACAACACAGCCGAAAACGCATCGGACACCAGAGCCATTCCAAGCAATCCCACGATGTTGTAGACGACGCCCAGGGCAAGAACCAGCGCGGCCACCGGAATCGCGACGAGGTTTGAAAGAAGACCCCAGGCGGAGAACTGATTGAAACTCGACGCGAGAATCGGCACGACGAACACCTGCGCGCCCGCGGTCGTTAAGAGCGTCACCGAAAAATACCGCCCCGCGCCGCGCAGCCGCCGCACGAAACCCGGACCGAAAAGTCCGTACACGTAAATCAGCCCGAAGCACGCCGCGAACGAAAGCTGGAAGCTTGCGCCGAAAAGCTGCCCAGGTTGGACGGCGAGAACCACCAAAGCCGCCCGCGCCAGCTCGGATAGTCCGTCGGAATCGCGCATCGCCATCCGCGCGAACAGGAACAGCGCGCCCATCACGAACGCGCGCACGACGCTCGTTTCGAACCCGGTCATGATGCAGTACGCGAAAACGACCGCGAACGCAACCGCGCCCGCGAAAATCCGCGACATCGCGCCGCGCGCGCCCAGCCTGTCCTCCCGCGGCGAAAGCAAGCCGATGAGAAAAAACACTATCAGCGAAACCTGCGTTCCGGATACGACCAAAATATGCGTCAATCCCGCCCTGCGGAAGTCCTCTTCCAGCCGCGGATCGAGCTCCGTCGTCTTGTCGCCGTAAATAATAGAGACCAGCAGCTCCTTTTCCGGCGACGCGCGCCCTTCGGTCAGCACCGAAAACAGCCGCTCCCGCGCGGCAAGGTGCGCGGATGCAAGCGGCCCGCGCTTGCCGCCGGCGCGCACCCAGTCCTCCCCCATCGCGAACCCGGTAACGGCAGCGCCGCGCCCGATGATGTACTCGCGGTAGTCGAATTCGCCCGGATTTTTTGGTGCTTCGGCGACGCGCGCCGCGGCGCGGAACCAGACGCGGTCTCCCCATGTCACGTCGCGGGTTTCGCCCGCCTTCCAGAAAAGCGCCATCCTGCCTATGGGCCGCTCGTACCGGTCGCGCCCGACGCCGTCCACGGCGACAAGCAGGCGAGCGTACTCCCCCCCCAGCCGCGGGAATCCGACCACCGTTCCTGTAAAAGATTCCACGCCGTCAATCGCCTGCACGATTTCCGCCAGTGGCGCGCCCAAAGCGGACGCGCGCTCGTTCCAAATCCGCACCGCGCCCAGCGCGAAAAACGCGGCCAGAACGAACGCGACGGCTATCGGACGGCGCGCGCGGATCGCGCCTATGCCCGACACCAGCGCCAAACCCGCGACGAGCGCAGACAGGAAAACGGGATTCAGCAGAAGCGGAAGCAATCCGGCCCGCGCGCCTGCGCCGGACGCGGCGTCGTTTCCCGGGAAGAATCCGTCCGCGGTGAGCTTTCCGAAAACCACTCCCGATGCGAACGCGAGCGCGATGACAACCAGCACCCGCCGCCAAAGGAAGTGGAACATGCGCGGATTATATATCCGCGGAAGCGGACGCGTTCCCGGCTAATAGCCGCGCTCAAGATTCACGATGTTCAGCAAATCCGTCCGCCCCGCGGCGAACCGGCGGATGTTTTCGATCACCTCGTCCCAGCGCCGCAAATCCGCCAGCGGCGATGCCGCGCGGTGAGGAGAAAGAACGACGTTCTTAAGCTCGTAAAACGGATAAGAAGCGGGGAACGTTTTGCCGCGCGCGTCCGGCTTGGGCGTGTAGTCGTACCAGACGTCTATCGCCGCTCCGGCGATTTTTCCGTCGCGCAGCGATTCATACAGCGCCGCCTCTTGAATTACATCCCCGCGGCCGACGTTGACCAGCAGCCCTGACGGGCCGAGCAGCGCCAGCTCTCGCGCGCCGATAATCCCGCGCGTTTCGCTTGTGGATGGAAGCGCGCAGACGAGTATGTCAACCGCATCAAGAAACTCGTGCAGCTTGTCCGCCGCGAACCAACGCGCGGGCGCGGGCGGCGGCGCATCGTCGAACGCCGTGTAGGAGTGGTGACGGGCGCGCTCGGCGCCGCTCCCCCGCCGCGTGCAAACGATAAACTCGACGTCGAATCCAGACAGGAACTTGTGCACCTTTCGGTTCACCGCACCGTATCCGAGCAGTCCGATCTTAATGCCGCGCATCGGAACCGAAGCGGGCGAGTCGCCGTGCCGGTTCCAGACTCCGGCAGCCATTTCGTTGTGGAACGGGATTATCCGGTTCGTGAGCGCGAGAAGCATCGCGACCGCGTGCTGCGCGGTGAAATAGGTATTCCCGTGCCCGTTTGCCAGAATCACGCCTCGGGATTCGGCCAGCTTGCGGAAAGGCTCCACCAGGTGCTGGACGCCGACCGCGGGACAGATGAAAAGCCGCATCCGCGCGGCGGCTTCCAGAAGCGCTTCCGTGGGACGCCATCCGACGAGTAATTCCGCGGACGGCGCGAGCCGCAGGTACTCTCCCTCCTCCGCGGGCTCGGGGAAAACCAATTCCAAGCCGGGACAATCCGCAAGTCCGGCCGAAAGGTACGACTTAAGTTCCGGGCGCGCCTCGAAAATGAAAAGCGCGCGTACATGCGCGCGGCCCGCGCCC from bacterium encodes the following:
- a CDS encoding ComEC family competence protein, translating into MFHFLWRRVLVVIALAFASGVVFGKLTADGFFPGNDAASGAGARAGLLPLLLNPVFLSALVAGLALVSGIGAIRARRPIAVAFVLAAFFALGAVRIWNERASALGAPLAEIVQAIDGVESFTGTVVGFPRLGGEYARLLVAVDGVGRDRYERPIGRMALFWKAGETRDVTWGDRVWFRAAARVAEAPKNPGEFDYREYIIGRGAAVTGFAMGEDWVRAGGKRGPLASAHLAARERLFSVLTEGRASPEKELLVSIIYGDKTTELDPRLEEDFRRAGLTHILVVSGTQVSLIVFFLIGLLSPREDRLGARGAMSRIFAGAVAFAVVFAYCIMTGFETSVVRAFVMGALFLFARMAMRDSDGLSELARAALVVLAVQPGQLFGASFQLSFAACFGLIYVYGLFGPGFVRRLRGAGRYFSVTLLTTAGAQVFVVPILASSFNQFSAWGLLSNLVAIPVAALVLALGVVYNIVGLLGMALVSDAFSAVLSAGLSILIAAARFFGGLPGSDLCVASPPWFGVVLYYAALLLAGEIYRTIRWLRADLPEPPDALSRARRQIAIARPMLIAAVAGMVLVAAFAHPKRPRIVLLSLARGEAFWVEDARGRAAAAIFPQGTDANKRNAARALKEAMRHYGMARPAALFVAADPGSAESEAAKELASLRPSLRFDVYGEGGPDYSWSGHGAALGFLPPPSSGKLGAAASVAAGGREALVFFGSPPASAQKAMMESGRAPDAIIGAPASLERALRLLSESPNSNVVHSPILISTGREKISGAIQIEMAIALEPGDEGFLAAGFDGGRWISLPKKSWEFADRRS